Genomic segment of Eupeodes corollae chromosome 2, idEupCoro1.1, whole genome shotgun sequence:
ACAATATCTCCTTCTTGCAACTGCCTCTGTGGTTTAAACCATTTTGTCCGTCGGGTCAAATCGGGTAAGTATTCGCGAAGCCATCTTTGCCAAAATGATTGTGCGTACTTTTCAGCGGCTATCCAATTTCTTCTGATAGCTGCTCCGTCACGTATTGGCTCTGCGTGGAGTCGTTCTTGATTAGAACAACCGATCAATAAATGATTGGGGGTAAGTGCTTCACTACTTTCAAAATCAATTGGTACATAGGTAAGGGGTCGCGAATTCACAATGCTCTCTACCTCCGCCATCATACTCACTAATAGTTCGTCGCAAGGATTGCGAATTGGCGATATTTCAGTAAGGGTTTGTTTAACAGATCTAACCATGCGTTCCCAACACCCACCCATGTGGGGTGCTGCTGGCGGAATGAAGTTCCACTTCAGATCCAATTCAAATTCTTTGGCTACTGCATGTTTGTTTAAGTCTCTTATGGCCTGCTGCAACTCTTTACTGGCACCTCGAAAATTTGTTCCATTGTCGGAGTATACTTCTTTTGGCATACCTCTTCTTGAGATAAACCGCTTAAAAGCCAATATGCAAGAATCACTGGAAAGGCTGTGGACAATCTCGATGTGGATTGCTCGTAGAGTTAGGCAAGTAAGTAACATACCCCATCTCTTGTCTAGGCGCCTTCCGATTTTAACAAAGAGTGGCCCGAAGTAATCCACTCCTGTGTATGAGAATGGTCTTTGGAATGGTTGAAGTCGAGCGGGTGGTAGTTCTGCCATGCGTGGGGGCTGCGGCGCGGCTCTGTTGTTTTTGCAGTGCTGGCAACctctttgaactttttttagaaCACGTCTCAAGCTGGGAATGAAGTAATACTGTCTAAGCTCGTTCACCACGGTTTCGTTAAAAAGATgacaaaattttatatgaaattcgtTTACGATCAGGTAGGTGACTTGATGATCCTTCGGTAGAATGATCGGTCTTTTAGTTTCCGATGGTACATTTTTTATCGCATCGATTCTTCCCGCAATACGAATAAGTCCATTTTCGTCTAAGTATGGAGAGAGAGTATAGAGCGGACTGGTTTTGCCAATGTTGACCTCATTCCCGGAACTTGTTGCGATAGCTAGGGCTTCATACTCGATTGGAAAGCTGTCTTTCTGAGCTTGTTTGTAGAGGAGAATCTTAGCTGCTTCCTTCTCGTCTAGTTGGAATACTGATGGTCTGCAAGGTTTTCGCCATTTAAGGACAAATAGTTTGACATATCGATAGATAAATATTTGTGTCTTTAGAAGGCTTTTCCATCTCGAAAAACGGTTGAAGTCTAATACTGATGCAGATGGCTTTTCGAAGTGAAGAAAACATTCCTTAACCTCTTCATTGCCTTTTTCAGATGTAAGGTCTTCAGAGAATTTTTCTGATGGAGGAAATGGGTTTTGGTACAGGAACTCCGGTGCCGTAAACCATCTGCCTGAAGAGCTGAAATCATAGTTGCTTTTATATCTTGAGGCATCGTCGGCGACGTTGTCTTTGCTGCAAACCCAATTCCAATCACTTGCATCTGAACTTTCGAGTATCTCTCCGATACGGACGGCTAcgaaacttttgtattttttgctgGATTTTATCCAACTGAGAACGACTTGGGAATCTGTCCAAAAGGTTAAACTTTCAAATTGAACTGTGTGaccatttttgataattttagagAGTCGTACTCCTAACACGGCCGCTTCTAGCTCTAGCCGAGGTATTGAGAGTGTCTTTATTGGAGCTACCTTCGTTTTGGCGCTGATAAGTGAACATTCAACATCGCTTTGAGTGGAAACTCTGATATAGGCTACCGCGGCAATAGCTTCTTCACCCGCGTCCACGAATATATGTAACTCAACACGACTTCCAGTTCCAAAATGTACATTTGTGAGATATCTTCTGTTAATTGATACGTCTTTTATTTTAGGAATCAGGCTCAaccatattttccatttttggaaCTGCCGATCTTTTATCTTCTCGTCCCACCCTATTCCTGACCGCCAAATTTCTTGCAGGATGATTTTTAGCTGAATTGTGAAGTTTGCAATAAGACCAAGAGGGTCAAAGACGCACATGAGGGCTCTTAGTACCTCTCGTTTCGTTGGAATTTGTGTGCCGTTCATAACGTCATTCTGCATTTTGCTTGACTTGAATGTGTAAACGAACATATCTGTGCTTGGAGACCACCACATACCTAGGAGCTTTTCAAAGTCATTTTGAGCGTAATTTGTAAAGGATTTGTTAGCATTTGAAGCTTTGGACTGTAGAGCGTTTAAAACGTTTGAAGAGTTGGAAACGAAATTTCTGATTTCAAACCCCGCATGCTTGTGGATGTGTATCACGTCTTTTACCAAGGCTATTGCCTCTTCTTCGGTGTCTACGCTGTCTAACAAATCGTCCACATAGTGGTTTTCAATGATCGCCTTTGTTGCCCTTGGAAACTgcatctcaaatttttttgcgtttttattttttatgtattgggcGCAAAAAGGTGAACAAGTAGACCCAAATGTCATAACCTGCATCTGATACACCTCAATATTTCCGTCTTCAATATTACGCCACAAGAACCTTTGAGCGTTTTTATCATCCTCAAGAATCTTCACTTGATGGAACATCTCGCGTATGTCACCTGTTATAGCGATCTTCTTTTCACGAAATCGAAATAAGACGGATGGCAGCGATGGTACATCATCTGGTCCTGTTATTAAACACGAGTTCAAAGATACCCCTTCGACTTTCGCCGCCGCATCCCAGACAATCCTCAACTTATCAGGCTTATTTGGATTCAGGACCGGAAATATAGGTAAATACCAGGATCGTGTCTTTGAATTATTCACCTCATAATCATTTAGCTTCCTTGCGTATCCTTTCTTCAGATATTCTTCGATTTGCTTATTGACCCGTTCAACGAGTTGAGGTTGCTGAAGAAGACGTCTTTCGAGACAGCGTAATCTTTTTTCTGCCATGGGCTTCGAGTCCGGCAACTGGATGTTCTCATATTTCCACAACAGCGGAACGGCATAACTATCACccaagaaaatagttttttcttcCAGTAGTTGCATTGCTTTATAATCTTCGTCCGAGAGTCTTCGCTTAGTAGGCCTAGTGCCTATACTCTCTAATGCGAAATATTGCTTTACTGTTTCATGCATCTGTGAATCCATCTCATTTTGACATTCACAAAGATGAATGTTAATTTTTGCTTCAACTTCTTTATTTAGTTCAGTACCAACCgatgaaacaccaaaaagagTCCACCCTAACCTTGTTTTTATTGCTGCCGGCTGAGATTCATCACCCTCCCTATTTTTCAGAGGCATTCCCAATCGCCAGTGTTGAAGACCGAGCAGGATTTGAGGCTTCGCGTTCCAATATGATTTTATTGGTAATCCCTTCAGGTGTGCGTACTGTTGCATCAGGCTGCTTATGTCCAGTGTCTGTCTTGGAAGATCTAATGATTTGACTGTATGTGCACTTGGGAGCAAGTATTTATGATTGCTGTCTTGGgctgatatttcaaaagtaatcTTCATGGATGAGTCCTCCCGGCGATGGGTGTTTGCAGTCCACCTTAAGCACAAAGGTTCTGTTTCACCATTGGCACCGAGTGCGAATGCTAATTCTTCATCAACGAGAGTTACTGACGATCCATCATCTATGAAGGCGAACgtatctaaagatttgttgttGTAGTGTAACTTCACCGGAACGATCTTGAAAAGAGTAAGAGAAGCACTTGGACGAATGATTGTACCACTGTAGTGGGTGTTCTGAACGCCATTGTTGTTTGAGGTTGGATGGTTTGTTCGCACATCACCGTTGTTTCTGACTTTCAGTTGAACTTCGCTGTTATGAAGAAGCGAATTATGTCGATAGGTGCATCCATTAACACCGCAAAGCTGTGATGACATGCAACGACGATTGCCATGTTTGCGTAAGCATATTCGACAGATGTAACCAGTTTTAATCAACTTCCATTTATCTTGCAAAGTCATCTGCACAAATTTTTGGCATGAAGATAGCGATTTACAATCACCCTTGCATGCAGGACACTTATTATCATCTTGAGGCTTTTCTTCTTGATGAATGTTGATAATAGCTTTTgtccttttatttgttttctgttcGAATGAGTAAGGAACTGTCACCGTAACCTCTGACGCAGCTGCTGCATACTTCGCGATCCAATCGTTGAACACCGACAAATCGGCACAAGAAATAGTCTGTTTAAACATACcccaattaagttttatttgtgcTGGCAGCTTCTCTACCAGTTCCTGAAGTAAACAAGGATTGTTGAGATGAGCAGAAAGACCTGTAACCTCCATCATGCGACACATATTATCTACCTCGAGTGAGAAGTGTATTATAGTTTCTAACTTGTCATGTTTAGGTGCAGGTTCATTTCTTACCTTCTGCAAAAGCGACTGAATAATTATCTCGGGCCTACCAAATAgcattttcaatgtttttatcaCCCCCTCGACCTGATCTGGATGAAGAAGTCTGAATTGTACTGCTTCAAGAGCCTTTCCTTTCAAACACCGTTGTAGCCTTAGCATATTCTCATTGTTGCTGAATCCACACACCTTTGATGAATTATTCCACCAACTAATGAAAAGAGGCCACTCTTCAGGTCGCCCAGAGAACTGAACTTGTTCTTTTGACATGAACTGTCTTGCTGCGATTTGAGCTTTGTTTAATTCTGGTGCTGGACTAGTTGTCACATCTAACTCGgtatatttttccttttcacCTCGCCCGTTGTCCAACTTGCCATCATGGAAATTGTTCTgcgtatttttcttattttcaccTGTCACTTCCTGCAAATTCGATTTCATTACCCACTCATAAACGCGATCACTGACGGAATGTGCACTCACAACTGAATCTTTTTCGTCATCTATGGAACATTGTTCAagaattgcatattttttgtcaatGTATTCCTTATCACGCTTTGCTTGAAGTTTTCGCTCTTCTTCCAGTTTCTGAAGTTGTAACTTGACTCTATTTGCACTTGATGCTTTTGTTGCAATTGAACCATTGCTCCTTGTTGCTTTTTTGTTGTGCTTAGCTTTTTCGACCGGCTTACATAGACCcttcactggagtatgatcatCTACGGAATCATCCTGCGAGGATGGTTGAACTTCGACGCCTGAAGCGGCAGCATTAGTTGTGGATTTCTCCTTTGAGGTTGAATCCTGTATTGCTTGAAGCTTACTAACACATTCGCCGCAGTGCCAATCTATGCTTTCTACCTCTTCTGTAACCCCCACGCATGGGAAATGAAACCAATTAAAACAGGTGCCACATTCTACCATTGGCGCCATACTATCAGGCTCAGTACATTTCCTACAATTTTGGGCATTTGATGCCGGAGATGTCTGAGCATTGTGAGTCTTTGACCTACGTCTATAATTACCATAATTTGAGGCATAACGACTTACCTTGTACCAATTGATTGCAAGGAGATAGAGTTGAGTTCACGACCACAACGGCGACGACTGCGATGACGGCGACGATGATGAGGATCTGAAGCtgaggatgacgatgatgaagacGTTGTTCTAATGATGGATCGATGAGCTGATGATGAAGACGATGAGTACGTTGAGCTGTGACCAGGTCAATTGATGATGACCACGTGATGATGTTGAATTGACTATGGCCAGGTCAATTGATGATGACCACGTGATGGTGTTGTTGTTCGTTTTAAacgaaattaaagaattttgttggtTCAGCCAACTTTatggaaaattttccaaaattaaagtaATCCAATTTGAAAGAAGAACAACTTTAATTTCGTTTAGTTTCCAGCTTATATCTTAATATATTTTAGTAATTGCCTTaagcaattttcttattttttctgatttttttgttttaactatcaAGCTTATGCACTTCACtctgttttttctcaaaaatggttgatttaatGCCAAAAAAGCTAAATTTCCGGTGTTCAatagtaaaattaattctttaagaaaGAGATAGATATTGACTTAGTATATTGCGCCTTTTCTTGGAATTCAAGAAACAATACTGCCATGAAAGGTGGTTCCAAGTTCGCTTAACACCCTCATCAAATCAACAGAGTTgatattaaatcaaaaacaaatcaatttattttgtccaaTGGAATATAAATCAGGGTAATTTCTTTTGGTAGATCTAGATAGGTAGATCaaacataaatcaatttattttactcaTGGACACCACCATAAGTCGAGAAAATTCTCTCTTACTATCATCCTTGGTGGTTCTATTTGTGTCAATCTGACCATTCTCAAATGTCAAACCATAGACAACAACCATCAAAAATTTTTAAGGAGTATAGGGACCTAAGAGGCCAAAGACAGGTCTTTTTGGGGATTTTTTTAGAGACAGCTTacagcttatttataaaaaaagcaccTCTGTAAAAATTTCGCGATGTCGTCTTTCCGGATTTTAAGGGTCAAAAACCAGGCTTACAActcttgtaattttttaatcttattttttgcCAAagacaatgattttttttttcaagatatatTCAAAACATCAAGTAAATCGATTTAAGATTGTCGGAGTTATGAATTCGTTCAATTAAAGGAATGtagtaaaaaattattaaggGTTTTTTCGTCCTAAATTATTAAGTTCCTAGTTgaccatttaaatttttaaaacaccgaattttcgaaaattctacAAAAAGCCCATTTTCgatattaaattctattttatctatttttaatttcatataaaaccCCTTCAATATCAAATCCAGCCATGCGTTTACCCTTCTCTTAGCCATTTTCTGTTCCTCCATATACTATATGAGAACATTCATATATGCGGTTCATATGAAGTACTTCCGAATGCCTATGATACTTTAAAGCGTAGGTGCTTATACATATACAAGGCTTCGGATCCTCAATACCAATTTGCCAGGACCTATTTCTATATATATACCAATATGTACACTTTTATGCATATCTACATAAAAATATGCTTGAATATGCCTACATGGGTGATTATCCCGGTTAATATACGAACGACGAACCGGAAAGCCAAAGCCAAACCAAACCACCAGCTGCTGACACCGGTGATTTTAGGTCGGATAATAGCTAAAGAGAGAAAGCTTAGAGTAAATGTGTTTGGTGGTGTGTCGGGTGCTGGTCTAGGACGAGTGTCAGTGCacaatttctttgattttcatttttcaatcgACATCGAAAGAGAAGGGGAGAGAAGGAGGAGTGAATGGAGAGTCGCAAAAGAAAGGGTTTCgacttaatatttttgcaagTCCTCTTTTCCTCTAGGACCTAGTTGATACATATTAGGTAGTATACCCTACAACAATTCCTAAAGAGTGTGGGTAGAGAAGTTAAATGCCACAAAATGAAGCGAGTAAGCACGCAATCACAATTGCACCAGCACAATCATTTTTCTTTGGAGAAGGTTAAGTGGAACAGAAGCACCAGCTCCAGCATCAGCACCAGGACCACCACCACTACCACcaccatcagcagcagcagcagctgcaAGTTAGTGAGATAGGTGATGTGGAAGTGGTTTCTGTTCTTTTGTGTTTAAATTGGTTTTTCGATGTTATTAAGTTCGGTATAGGCAGTTTCGATgaacgaaattattttttacaaaatatgtacGTATATACGTTAAACGTGACATTGGAATAAGGATATGGAAGGTGTGAGACTTTTAAGCTTtttgattccttttttttaagtacaaacaaaaatacatttttatgaaaaagtaaaCTGATTTctgtttatttaaacatttaggtatgtttttaaaaaataaataaattaagtaataaaatcacaaaagttaagttattaaaaactaaacatcaacaaacaacaaattgtaaataataaaattcgagaaatttgtatttctttttttttttttctttttacaaaacaaaataacaaaattacaaaactaaattatattaaattatataaaactattttttaattcgtGCGAACCaggagtttttgttttaacgtttaaaacgttaaattttatatttaccacagaattgtaaaaaaagaagcgttgttttgtttttaagtttatgtttttttttgtttttgtttttggatttagCGAACAATCTTAAATCTAAAGCGCAGAAAACATACTTTTAGTTTGTGTCTTTTCGTTatctaagaataatttttactaactagaattaaatttatagatttttacgaattaacttattttaaataaaatcttaacatTGTCACAGAGAGATTCTGCAAAtaggtatttattattatttttagattcttatttaaagtatataaacataaatttatatttatctaATTATTGGAACTAACAATCAAAAGAGAGATAgtctactatttatttatagcCATCGCTAAGGTGACTTAAGGCCTATTCATTAAAGCACACAACCGTACGAAACTTTAAGTAACGTATACGACTAGAAAATGAacggaaaacaaaatatgaaaaaagattCTACATAAGTTTGTCCCGTAGGTTTGATATAAGAATGCCATTTTGACTAAAGATATGCACTACATCTAGGTTAAGGGGTTTTCCTTTTTATAGATAGATTGATAGATGTGGCTAGAGGAAATTATTGTACTGAACAGACAGCAGAGGAACCAGTATACTGGTTGTTGAGACGACGCTTCATTCCCTGAATATAGATATCACGATTGAATAACCCAGCTGCAAGTGGAATGCTATAAAAGAAGAAAcccaaagatatttttaaaaatttgattcttctataataatattatatttttaaacttacgaATCAGTTCCGGCACGAATGGAGGTCTTGAAGAGAGCCCAAACAGGTTTATGGTCCGACGATGTTATCGAAGGCACTGAGTCATAAGACAGACACTCCACCAAGGCTGCTGGTTGTCCAGCTGCTGCTGCAAAATTACTCGATCTACGAATTGCAAGGCCCTGGGTCTGTCGAAATTTATACAGGATGCGATCGGTGTAAGCTGGAGCTCGCTGTTTACTTGACGTATCAAACTGTTGAGTACCTGGATCGTActgtgaaaacaaaaacaaattaagtgagTTATAAAATTACAGCAGAAGCACTTAAAGCCAAAAAATTCACCTTATAAGTTGGCGGAAATGTAATATTGGCTTCCATGAATCCCCGAAATGCAGCTCCATCGGCCAAAACCGACGACAACTGATCTGTGTGCATATAACCATGTGGCAAGTGTGATGGCAGCGGGAATTTTGTATTCTGAATCCATTCCAATAGCTTCTCTCGAGGTTCACCTAATCTGAAGTTGAGATCACCACACCAAAAGACATTATCGAAAT
This window contains:
- the LOC129945299 gene encoding uncharacterized protein LOC129945299, with product MAPMVECGTCFNWFHFPCVGVTEEVESIDWHCGECVSKLQAIQDSTSKEKSTTNAAASGVEVQPSSQDDSVDDHTPVKGLCKPVEKAKHNKKATRSNGSIATKASSANRVKLQLQKLEEERKLQAKRDKEYIDKKYAILEQCSIDDEKDSVVSAHSVSDRVYEWVMKSNLQEVTGENKKNTQNNFHDGKLDNGRGEKEKYTELDVTTSPAPELNKAQIAARQFMSKEQVQFSGRPEEWPLFISWWNNSSKVCGFSNNENMLRLQRCLKGKALEAVQFRLLHPDQVEGVIKTLKMLFGRPEIIIQSLLQKVRNEPAPKHDKLETIIHFSLEVDNMCRMMEVTGLSAHLNNPCLLQELVEKLPAQIKLNWGMFKQTISCADLSVFNDWIAKYAAAASEVTVTVPYSFEQKTNKRTKAIINIHQEEKPQDDNKCPACKGDCKSLSSCQKFVQMTLQDKWKLIKTGYICRICLRKHGNRRCMSSQLCGVNGCTYRHNSLLHNSEVQLKVRNNGDVRTNHPTSNNNGVQNTHYSGTIIRPSASLTLFKIVPVKLHYNNKSLDTFAFIDDGSSVTLVDEELAFALGANGETEPLCLRWTANTHRREDSSMKITFEISAQDSNHKYLLPSAHTVKSLDLPRQTLDISSLMQQYAHLKGLPIKSYWNAKPQILLGLQHWRLGMPLKNREGDESQPAAIKTRLGWTLFGVSSVGTELNKEVEAKINIHLCECQNEMDSQMHETVKQYFALESIGTRPTKRRLSDEDYKAMQLLEEKTIFLGDSYAVPLLWKYENIQLPDSKPMAEKRLRCLERRLLQQPQLVERVNKQIEEYLKKGYARKLNDYEVNNSKTRSWYLPIFPVLNPNKPDKLRIVWDAAAKVEGVSLNSCLITGPDDVPSLPSVLFRFREKKIAITGDIREMFHQVKILEDDKNAQRFLWRNIEDGNIEVYQMQVMTFGSTCSPFCAQYIKNKNAKKFEMQFPRATKAIIENHYVDDLLDSVDTEEEAIALVKDVIHIHKHAGFEIRNFVSNSSNVLNALQSKASNANKSFTNYAQNDFEKLLGMWWSPSTDMFVYTFKSSKMQNDVMNGTQIPTKREVLRALMCVFDPLGLIANFTIQLKIILQEIWRSGIGWDEKIKDRQFQKWKIWLSLIPKIKDVSINRRYLTNVHFGTGSRVELHIFVDAGEEAIAAVAYIRVSTQSDVECSLISAKTKVAPIKTLSIPRLELEAAVLGVRLSKIIKNGHTVQFESLTFWTDSQVVLSWIKSSKKYKSFVAVRIGEILESSDASDWNWVCSKDNVADDASRYKSNYDFSSSGRWFTAPEFLYQNPFPPSEKFSEDLTSEKGNEEVKECFLHFEKPSASVLDFNRFSRWKSLLKTQIFIYRYVKLFVLKWRKPCRPSVFQLDEKEAAKILLYKQAQKDSFPIEYEALAIATSSGNEVNIGKTSPLYTLSPYLDENGLIRIAGRIDAIKNVPSETKRPIILPKDHQVTYLIVNEFHIKFCHLFNETVVNELRQYYFIPSLRRVLKKVQRGCQHCKNNRAAPQPPRMAELPPARLQPFQRPFSYTGVDYFGPLFVKIGRRLDKRWGMLLTCLTLRAIHIEIVHSLSSDSCILAFKRFISRRGMPKEVYSDNGTNFRGASKELQQAIRDLNKHAVAKEFELDLKWNFIPPAAPHMGGCWERMVRSVKQTLTEISPIRNPCDELLVSMMAEVESIVNSRPLTYVPIDFESSEALTPNHLLIGCSNQERLHAEPIRDGAAIRRNWIAAEKYAQSFWQRWLREYLPDLTRRTKWFKPQRQLQEGDIVVIVDYNSPRKTWPKGKILKVIPGKDDTVRSAIVQTQTGIYTRPAVKLAVLEVHQFDGSGKLDPNPVTGGEC